The Streptomyces sp. NBC_01276 genome contains the following window.
AGGTCACGATCGACTTCAAGGGGAGCCCCGTCGGCCAGGTCAAGGCGATGCCGCGGTTCCTGCGCATCATCACGGGTGACGCCAAGGCCTTCACCAACGGCACCGCCAACGCCAACGCCTCGTGGAGCTGCACCGGCTTCGAGGACCGGCAGCTGAAGGACAAGTACCCGATCTGTCCGAAGGGCAGCGACGTGGTGCGCACCTTCACCTTCCAGAGCTGCTGGGACGGCCGCAACACCGACAGCGCCAACCACCGTACGCACGTGGCCTTCGCGGACAAGGCGGGCCGCTGCCCGAAGGGTTTCGCCGCGATCCCGCAGCTGGTGCAGCGGATCACCTACGGGGTCGCGCCCGGTGCCCGCTTCGCGGTCGACAGCTTCCCGGAGCAGCTGCACAAGCCGGTGACCGACCACGGCGACTTCATCAACGTCATGTCGAACGGGCTCATGGCCAAGGCCGTGAGCTGCATCAACGGCGGGCGCACCTGCCGCTGACGCCGTCCGGGACGGGCGCCGGCCCGGGGCTCGTCCCGGGCCGGCGCCCGTACGTCCGTACGTCCGTACGTCCGTACCCGTACGCGTCCGGTGCCCGCGGCCGCGCGTACGGGTGCCGAAAGCGGCGAGGAGGAGTGCGATGCCCGGATCACGCGACACCGCGGACCGTCCGCGGACATGTTCACGTCCACGTCCACGCCCACCGGAGGAGGAGCAGGTCCCTCCGCCCCCCGACGCGGAACTCACCCGGCGCCTGCGCCTGCCCGGCGGCGATGCCGAGGAGGCGGCCGTGCGTGAGCTCCTCTACCGGCGGCACCGGCGTGCCGCCCTCGCCTACGCGCGCACCTGCTGCCGTACCCCGCAGGACGCCGAGGACCTGGTGTCGGAGGCGTTCTTGCGGACCTTCCAGGCGGTCCGCTCCGGCTCCGGGCCCCGCGGGCCCTGGCGCGCGTACCTGCTGGCGGTGGTCCGGCACACGGCGATGGAATGGCGCGACCGCGCCGGACGGACCCTGCTGACCGCGGACTGCGACTCCTGGTGCCGGCAGGCGCCCGGCGGCGACCCCCAGGGACAGGTGATGGCCGACGAGGACCGCCGGCTCGTGGCGCGCTCCTTCCGGGCGCTCCCGGTGCGCTGGCAGACCGTCCTGTGGCACACGCTGGTGGAGGAGGAGTCCCCGCACCGGATCGCGGCGCGGCTGGGCATCACCCCCAGCGCGGTGAACTCGCTGGCGTTCCGGGCACGCGAGGGGCTGCGGGAGGCGTACCTCGGCGCCCATCTGGACGCGGCGGCGGGCGGCGGGCGGTGCGGCCACTACAGCGGCATGCTCGGCACGGCGGTCCGGCGGGGCGGTACGCAGCGCCCGCGGGGGCTGGTCCGCCACCTCGCGGGGTGCGGCCCGTGCGCGCGGGCCTACGCGGAGCTGCTCGACCTCAACGCGACGCTGCGCGGCGCCCCGGCGCCCGCACCGGCGTAGGGCCGCTCGCCCTTCCGTGCGCGAACGGCGTCCGCCCGGCCTCCCCGTGGTACGGGAAGGCCGGGCGGTTCCGGTTCACGGGCGGCGCGTCCGCGCGGTGCTCAGAGGCCGTTGACCCGGGCCATCCGTCCGACGACCAGGGGGGTGAAGTCGGCGGTGACGACGCGTGCCGTCCGCCGGCCCACCCGCGAGTGCTGGCGGCGCACCTGGGCCATCAGGCGGCGGCTGCGCAGGGCCATCTCCAGTTCGAAGCGGGTCCGCGGATCGCGCAGACCGGGTCCGAAGAGCTTCTCCAGCTGCCGCATGCGGTAGCGCACGGTCTGCGGGTGCACGCTCAGGGCCTTGGCCGCCTCGGGGGCCCCGCCGCCCTCCAGCCACGCCAGCAGGGTGACCTCCAGGCGCTCGCTCTGGCGCGGGGTCAGGTCGGCGAGGGGGCGCAGCCAGCGGGCGGCCAGCGCGTGGGCCAGGGGTTCGTCCTGGAGCAGCAGGAGCGTGGAGAGGTGGTCGTCCACGAAGACGGCGCGGGCGTCCGGGCCGCCGCGGTTGGGGGTCAGGGTGAGCAGGCGCAGGGCCCAGCGCAGTGAGGAGGCGGTGTCGCGGAGGGGGACCGCGTGGCCGACGGCCGCGAACCGGCCGCGCAACGGGGGTTCGAGGGCGGCCCGGGTGTCCGGGTCGGGGCTGGGGAGCAGCAGGCAGGGCCGGCCGGCGAACATGCCGGGGAGGGCGTCGTCGAGGACGGCCGCCAGTTGCTGGGTCTCGCCGGGCGTGGCCAGCGCGATGGCCCGTACGGCCACCGGGAGGGGCCAGCCGGCCGCCTCGGACAGCTCGGTGAGGGAGGCGTGGGAGGCCACGCGGTCGTCGGTGAGGGCCTTGAACAGCTCCTGGCGGGCCCGGTCGCGGGGGGCCGCGGGTTCCGGGCGGGCGCCGTGGGCGCCTCCATGGGGGGCCGCCTCGTCGTGCGGCGCGGGGCCGTCGCCGTCGGGGCGGCCGTGGGCGTGACCGTCGTGACCGTGGGCGTGACCGTCGTGGCCGTGGGCGTGAGTGCTGTGCCCGTGGGCGTGAGTGCTGTGCCCGTGGCCCCCGTGGGCGCCTCCACCGAGGCTTCCGCTTCCGTGACCGTGCTCGCGCACCTCCGAGAGTCCGGGGCCTCGTACGTCCTCGTGCCGGCCGCCGTGGACGGCGTCCGACGCCACGTCGTGCCGGTCCTCGACCTCGTCCGGGGTCTTCGTGCCGGGCCCGTCGTGCGCCGCGTCCCGTAGTGGCTCGTCGCGGTACCCAAGTGCGGCGAGAAGGGCGTCTTCCACCGCTTGTCGGAGAATTTCGTCATCGATGGCATCGTTGTCATCGACAAGTATGGAAAATCCGGGAATTCCATGCAGAAGCTCCTCCACTATCTCCCCGGCCAGCGCGGGGAGTTCCCTGCGCAGGACACGGGTCCACTCGCCGCGAGGGCGGGACCAGATGCGGTTCAGAAGTTCGCACATCGTTTCCTCGTTCTTGCCGGGGTGAGGCCTGTCCGGTGCAGGAGCGACAGGCCCGCCAAGGTCGCCTGCCTCGCCAACGACCTTGCCTGTGACGACAGTTGCAGCTACCACACGCCCTCCTGGACGGTTCCGGCCACCTTCGATCCCGCGGGTTTGCCTTGATTTTGCCGTCGGGGACGCGTAGACGGCGAGGGGTGCGGTGGCCTGTCACAACCTCCACTGGAGGGGAATCCTCCGGGCTCGTTCGACGCACCGGAGACGGGGTGCGAGAAATTATCACGTTTCGATAAATCCTGTGGAGATGCTGCGTAGCTCCACGATGCTTCTGCACTCCGGCCCCGAGCCCTTCGGCCGACGTGGGAATTCCACAGCGCTGCCGGCCACCATCGACCACAACTCCCGGGCGCCGAGCGCCAGGTGGAGTGCTCGGAGCCCAGGCGCACAGGAGAACTGGATGCCCCTGCCCCAGCCTCACATGCCCCGCTCCCACAGAGCCCGACGCGGGAGCCGCCACGCCGCGGTGGCACCGGCCGCGGGAAAACGGGCCGTCCGGCGGCCTCCGCTTCTGCCCGTCGCGGGGCGGCTGCGCACCAGCGTGGTCTGCGCCTCCCTCGCCGCTCTCGTCTCCCTGATCGTGGCGGCGCGCGCGGGCGCGCTGACCCATCTGTGGGACTTCCTCGACTTCGGGTCGGGCGTGCTCTCGCTCGTCTCCCTCACCTCCACCGTCCTGTGGGGGCTGGTGGCCACCGACCGGGTACTCCTCGGATCGGGGCACCGGCTGCTCGCGCAGGGCGTGCACCGCGGGCTGGCCGTCGCGGGGTTGGGCTTCCTCGCCCTGCACATATGGGTCAAGGTCGCCGAGGGCCACACGGGCGCGACGTCCGCGGTGGTGCCGTTCACCGACGCGAACCGGCCCGTCGTCATCGGCCTCGGCACCCTGGCCGGATATCTCTTCGTGAGCGTGGCGGTCTCCGGCGCCCTGCGTAGTGTGTTCGCCACCAATCGCCGCTCCATGTGGTGGCGGGCCCTGCACATCGGCGCGTACCCGGCGTGGGGGGCTTCCCTCGTGCACGGGCTCAAGGCGGGCCGTGCCGCCGACCTCTGGGTGACGGTGGCCTACGTCCTCGGCGTGGCCGGCGTGATGGGGCTGCTCGCCGTCCGGCTGCGCAGGCGCAGGCGCGAGGGGTCCGCCCCGGCGAGCGCCCCGCAGTCCGTCGCGGCCACCCGGAGCGCCCGCGGCCCCCGTTCCCGGGGCTACTCCGTACGGGACGTGCCCCTCACGGGGCTGCGCCGCGGCGGGCCGGCGGGTGCTCCCGAACGCTCCGTGCGGCCGGCGGAGGCGACCGCACCCGTCAGGCAGGGCGCGCAGTTCACCCAGGACACGCAGGCCGTGCAGGTGACCCAGCCCATGCAGACGGTGCAACTGGCCCAGCCCATGCAGGCCATGCAGGTGACCCAGCCCATGCAGGCGGTGCCGGTGACCCAGGCCATGCAGGCGGTGCCGCCCCAGCCCCAGCACCCCCCGTACGCCGCCGCCTACGCACCCGGCCCGGCCGCGGACGCCGGGGCCGCCACGGGCTTCGGCCCGTTCGCCGGGCGGGAGGGACGGCGGTGAGCGAAGCGCCGCGCCCCGGCCTCGGCTGCGTGGGCACCCCCCGGCTGCTGACCGGACTCGACCGTTTCCCGCGGCTGGACCGCGACGCCCACGAGGCCGCGCACGGACCGCTGCCCCGCTACCGCCCGGACGAACTCGTCGACCTCGCCGCCGACATCGACCTGCGGGGCCGCGGCGGGGCGGGCTTCCCCTTCGCCCGCAAGCTGCGCGCGGTCACCCAGTCCGCCCGGGGACGCGACGGGTTGACCGCCGTCGTCGTCAACGGCAGCGAGGGCGAGCCCAGTTGCCTCAAGGACAAGGCCCTCCTGCTGCACGCCCCCCACCTGGTGCTCGACGGGGCCCTGCTGGCCGCCGCCGCGGTCGGAGCCGAGGACGTGGTGATCGCCGTGACCCGCCCCGACGTGGAGCGTTCGGTGCGCGACGCCGTCGCCGAACGGGGCCGGGGCGGGCGCCAGGTGCGGGTGGCGCTGCTGCCCGAGCGGTTCGTCACCGGCGAGGGCACCGCGATGATCAACGGCCTCAACGGCGGCCCCACGCTGCCGTCCGGGCAGCGGGTGCGCACCAGCGAGCGCGGCCTCGGCGGGGTGCCCACCCTGCTGTCGAACACCGAGACCTACGCCCAGCTCGCCGTCGCCGCGCGGCTCGGCGCCGCCGGTTACCGGTCGGCCGGGCTGCCGTCCGAACCGGGCACCGTCCTGCTGACCGTCGCCGGCTCGACGGTCATCGAGGCCCCGACCGGGACGTCGTTGGCGTACGTCCTGGAGCTGTGCGGCCTGCGCCCCGGGCAGGGCGTGCTGGTGGGCGGCTACCACGGCCGCTGGCTGGATCCCGGCTCGGCCCTCGGCGCGGAGGTGTCCCGGCAGTCCCTCGCCGCCTTCGGTGCGGTACTGGGGGCGGGCGCGGTACTGCCGCTGCCCGAGGACACCTGTCCGGCGGGCGAGGTGGCCCGGGTGACGCGCTGGATGGCGAACGAGACGGCGGGCCAGTGCGGCCCCTGCGTACGGGGCCTGCCCGCGCTGGCCGACGTACTGGAGGCGGCCGTCGCGGGCGGGGGCCGCAGCGCCCTCGAAGCGGTGGAGGCGCGGATGCTCGGGGTGCGCAGACGCGGGGCGTGCAGCCACCCGGACGGCACCTCGCACTTCGTGGCCTCCGCCCTCGCCTCCTTCCCCGACGAGTTCCGCGACCACGCGCTCGGCAGCGGCTGCGGCCGGCGGGTACTGGGGGCGCTGCCGCTGCCCGACGACGAGAGCCCGGAGCGGCTGGTCGTGGACTGGACGCTGTGCAAGGGGCACGGGCTGTGCGTGGACGTCCTGCCGGACGTCGTACGGCTCGACGCGGACGGCTATCCGGCACAGGCCTCCATGCCGGTGCCGGAGCGGCTGCGGCCCAAGGCCCTGCGCGCCGTGCGGCGCTGCCCGGCGCTCGCCCTGCGCATCCAGGAATGAGCAGCGCACGGCCCCGCCCCACCCCCGAGTTCATTCTTGGCGCGATCTGACAAATTCCCCGGGATATTCGTTTGGGGGGCTCCGGGCCCCGTATCAATTACTCAGGCAATGCGAACAGAACGCGGGATCCAAACCGAAGGAGAGACCGTGAAGAGAATGCGCCGTGAAATACTCGCCGGTTCGGCGGTCGCGGTACTGCTGCTGACGGCCGGGTGCGGGCTCTCGGACAACAAGTCCTCCGCCAAGGGGGATTCGGTGCAGCCGGTGGGCGACAGCAAGGCGCTGGACGCCTACGGCTCGGGCTCCGGCTCCGGGTCGCTGCCGGGGTACGGCAGCGATACCGGGGCCGCGCCGGCCGGCGGGGCCGCGGCGGCCGGCAAGGGCGGGGCGGCCGGGGAACTGAAGGTACGGGAGGCCGCGGACCTGGGCTCGGTGGTCACGGACGCCGAGGGGTTCACCCTCTACCGCTTCGACAAGGACACGGCGAAGCCGCCCAAGTCGAACTGCGAGGGGGACTGCGCCAAGGCCTGGCCGGCGGTGTCGGCGGACGACGTCTCCGCCGGAGCGGGTGTCAAGGCGGACCTGCTCGGTTCCGTGACCCGCGCCGACGGCACCCGGCAGCTGACGCTGGGCGGCTGGCCGGTGTACCGCTACGCGAAGGACACCAAGGCGGGCGACACGCTCGGCGAGGGCGTGGGCGGCACCTGGCACGCGCTGGGCCCGGACGGGAAGCCGTCCACCGCGTCCAAGGGGGCGGGCGGCGGGGGCATGGACATGGGCGCCGGAGCGGGCATGGACATGGGCTCCGGTTCGACGGAACAGCCGCCCGCCCAGCCGCAGGTCTCGCTGTCGGTGCGGCAGAACGCGCAGCTCGGTCCGATCCTCGCCGACGCCCAGGGGCGCACCCTCTACCGGTTCGACAAGGACAGCGCCTGGCCGATGAAATTCGGCTGCCTCGACGCCTGCCTCGACACCTGGAAACCGGCTCCCGCGATCGACAAGACGAAGGTGAACGGAATTGCCTCCGGATTGGTCGGATCGGTGAAACGGCCCGACGGTTCGGAGCAATTGACGATCGACTGCTGGCCGGTTTACACATTCACCGGGGACAAGGAACCCGGGGACATCAACGGGCAGAACAAGCAGGGCCTCTGGTTCGCCGTGACCGACAAGGGCAAGAAGACGAAGGCGGCCGGATAGAGCGGCCCGCACCCCCGATCCCGTGGTGCCCGGCCCCCCTCCCCGTCGGGCACCACGACCCCCTTCCCGATCCGTCAGCGAGGTTGTCCCATGCCGTCCACCGACCGACCGACGGGCCGCCTGCTGACGGCCGTTGCCGTGATGTGCGCCTCGCTGCTGTGCGGGGGCTGTGGCGAGAGCCGGCCGCCGTACGGGGCCGACGCGGCGGCCGGCTCCGTACCGGCGGCGAAGGCCGCCCCGGCCTCCCCTGCCGCCCCGGCCGCCCCCGGCACCTCCGTGGAGGAGATCGCCGGCGTGCTGGGCTGCACCGCCGAGCTGAGCGTCGAGGCGGACGAACTGCGCCAGGGAGCCTGCGAGACGGCGCAGGGCGCCTACAGCGTGACCACCTTCGCCGCGGATCAGGGCCTGCGCTCCTGGCTGGCGGAGACCCGGACCTACGGCGGCGTCTACCTGGTCGGCGACCGCTGGGTGGTCACCGGCCCGTCGGCACAGGCCCTGACCGCTGTGCACGACCGGCTGGGCGGCACCCTCGAAACCGGCACCTCCCACGAAGGCCACTCCCCCTCGGCCGCCGGCCCGTCAGCGGCCGGCCCGTCAGCGGCCGTCCCCTCGGCGGCGGAGCACTCCCCCGCGGAGCACCCCTCCTCCGCCCACGGCCACTGACGCCCCGCCGCACCGGGTCCGGCCCCGGTGCGGCGGGGTCGGCCCGCCCGCTCAGCCCAGCCGCCGCGCCTCGGCCGCGGTGACCGGCTCACCCGCCCGCACCCCGTGCAGGACGTGCGCCAGCACCTCCGCGCCCCGTACGACACGTGGGCCGGGCCTGTTGAAGTACGCGGGCCCGTCGAGCACCCAGACGTTGCCCGCGCGGACGGCCGGCAGCTCGGCCCAGCCGGGCAGCTCCGTCAGCAAGTGGCTCTCGCGCAGGGTGCGTTCGGGCGCGAAACCGCAGGGCAGGACCAACAGCACGTCGGGACGGGCCGCCCGGACCGCGTCCCACGTCATCGGCACGGTGTGCTCGCCGGCCGCGGCGAGCAGGGGTTCCCCTCCGGCGGCGGCGATCTGGTCCGGGACCCAGTGTCCGGCCGGCCAGAGCGGGTCGAGCCACTCCACGGTGACCACACGGGGGCGGGGCCGTCCCGCCGTCAGCTTCTCGACCTCGTCGAGCCGGGCGCGCAGCGCGTCCCGCCTCCGCTCCGCCTCCGCGCGCACGCCGAGCAGGTCGCCGACGGTGACCAGGCATTCCAGGACGTCGTCGAGGGTGCGCGGTTCCAGGCTCAGTACGCGGGAGCCGGCATCGAGGACGCGCACCGCGCGGGAGACCGCGGCGTAGGAGACGGCGCAGACGTCGCAGAGGTCCTGGGTGAGCACGACGTCGGGGGCGAGTGCGGCGAGCGCCCCGGTGTCCAGGGTGTAGAGGGAGGAGCCGGAGTGGGCGGCCCCGCCGACCGCGTCGGAGATCTCCCGGCTGCTGAGTTCCTCGGCCGTGAACTGCGCGCGGGTGACCACGGGTACGCCCTCCACCTCGCCCGGCGGCCAGTCGCACTCGTGGGTGCGACCGACCAGGTCGGCGGTGAGACCGAGCTCCGCGATCATGTCGGTGGCGGCGGGCAGCAGGGAGACGATGCGCATGGCGCGACTGTAGCCCGGCGGCGGCCGAGGCCTCGGGCGCGGGGGCGGCACCCTGCGAACGAGGCGTCAAGGTGCGCGGCGAGTCGGCCAGTTGTCCGGAATTCTGCTCATTCGTGAGGAGCACGAGGGCCGCCCTGAGGGCTGATTCGCCCGGACGCCGCGTCCTCCATCGTGAGCGGGGAACCGCCCCTCTCTCCGAAAGGAACGGCTCTCCGTGCGCCTCAGCCCGCATCCGCGCGTACCGCGCTTCGCGCCCCTGCTCACCGCCGCCGGTCTCCTCGCCACTGCCCTCCCCCTCCTGTCCGCGAACCCGGCGGCCGCCGCCCCGGCCGACTACCACCCTCCCCGGAAGCCCTCCTGGCACCGGTGCGACCCGGGGCAGCCCGCCTCGTACGAATGCGCGACGATCAAGGTCCCGCTCGACTACCGGCGGCCCGAGGGCCGGCGGATCGATCTCGCGATATCCCGCATCAAGACCCCGAACGCCGCCAAACGGCACGGGGTGATGCTGATGAACCCGGGCGGTCCCGGCGGGACGGGCCTCGACCTGCCGCTGATGGTGGAGGAGTCGATGCCGAAGGAGGTCAGGGAGCGGTACGACCTGATCGGCTTCGATCCGCGCGGGGTGGGCCGGAGTTCTCCGATCACCTGCGGACTCACCGAAGCCGAACAGAACCTCGACCGGGCCTACCGGCCGGAGACCTACGCCTCCGACGTGGCCTGGGCGCGCACCGTGGCCGACAAGTGCCGGGAGAAGGCCGGCGACGTCATCCCGTACATCACCACCCGCAACACCGCCCGCGACATGGACGCCATCCGCGCGGCGCTGGGCGAGCGCACGGTCTCCTACGTCGGCTACTCGTACGGGACCTACCTGGGCGCGGTGTACTCCCAGATGTTCCCGCAGCGGACCGACCGCTTCGTCCTGGACAGCG
Protein-coding sequences here:
- a CDS encoding RNA polymerase sigma factor, which codes for MRELLYRRHRRAALAYARTCCRTPQDAEDLVSEAFLRTFQAVRSGSGPRGPWRAYLLAVVRHTAMEWRDRAGRTLLTADCDSWCRQAPGGDPQGQVMADEDRRLVARSFRALPVRWQTVLWHTLVEEESPHRIAARLGITPSAVNSLAFRAREGLREAYLGAHLDAAAGGGRCGHYSGMLGTAVRRGGTQRPRGLVRHLAGCGPCARAYAELLDLNATLRGAPAPAPA
- a CDS encoding PucR family transcriptional regulator, with the translated sequence MEDALLAALGYRDEPLRDAAHDGPGTKTPDEVEDRHDVASDAVHGGRHEDVRGPGLSEVREHGHGSGSLGGGAHGGHGHSTHAHGHSTHAHGHDGHAHGHDGHAHGRPDGDGPAPHDEAAPHGGAHGARPEPAAPRDRARQELFKALTDDRVASHASLTELSEAAGWPLPVAVRAIALATPGETQQLAAVLDDALPGMFAGRPCLLLPSPDPDTRAALEPPLRGRFAAVGHAVPLRDTASSLRWALRLLTLTPNRGGPDARAVFVDDHLSTLLLLQDEPLAHALAARWLRPLADLTPRQSERLEVTLLAWLEGGGAPEAAKALSVHPQTVRYRMRQLEKLFGPGLRDPRTRFELEMALRSRRLMAQVRRQHSRVGRRTARVVTADFTPLVVGRMARVNGL
- a CDS encoding SCO0930 family lipoprotein, with the protein product MRREILAGSAVAVLLLTAGCGLSDNKSSAKGDSVQPVGDSKALDAYGSGSGSGSLPGYGSDTGAAPAGGAAAAGKGGAAGELKVREAADLGSVVTDAEGFTLYRFDKDTAKPPKSNCEGDCAKAWPAVSADDVSAGAGVKADLLGSVTRADGTRQLTLGGWPVYRYAKDTKAGDTLGEGVGGTWHALGPDGKPSTASKGAGGGGMDMGAGAGMDMGSGSTEQPPAQPQVSLSVRQNAQLGPILADAQGRTLYRFDKDSAWPMKFGCLDACLDTWKPAPAIDKTKVNGIASGLVGSVKRPDGSEQLTIDCWPVYTFTGDKEPGDINGQNKQGLWFAVTDKGKKTKAAG
- a CDS encoding cobalamin-binding protein; translation: MRIVSLLPAATDMIAELGLTADLVGRTHECDWPPGEVEGVPVVTRAQFTAEELSSREISDAVGGAAHSGSSLYTLDTGALAALAPDVVLTQDLCDVCAVSYAAVSRAVRVLDAGSRVLSLEPRTLDDVLECLVTVGDLLGVRAEAERRRDALRARLDEVEKLTAGRPRPRVVTVEWLDPLWPAGHWVPDQIAAAGGEPLLAAAGEHTVPMTWDAVRAARPDVLLVLPCGFAPERTLRESHLLTELPGWAELPAVRAGNVWVLDGPAYFNRPGPRVVRGAEVLAHVLHGVRAGEPVTAAEARRLG
- a CDS encoding NADH-ubiquinone oxidoreductase-F iron-sulfur binding region domain-containing protein, producing the protein MSEAPRPGLGCVGTPRLLTGLDRFPRLDRDAHEAAHGPLPRYRPDELVDLAADIDLRGRGGAGFPFARKLRAVTQSARGRDGLTAVVVNGSEGEPSCLKDKALLLHAPHLVLDGALLAAAAVGAEDVVIAVTRPDVERSVRDAVAERGRGGRQVRVALLPERFVTGEGTAMINGLNGGPTLPSGQRVRTSERGLGGVPTLLSNTETYAQLAVAARLGAAGYRSAGLPSEPGTVLLTVAGSTVIEAPTGTSLAYVLELCGLRPGQGVLVGGYHGRWLDPGSALGAEVSRQSLAAFGAVLGAGAVLPLPEDTCPAGEVARVTRWMANETAGQCGPCVRGLPALADVLEAAVAGGGRSALEAVEARMLGVRRRGACSHPDGTSHFVASALASFPDEFRDHALGSGCGRRVLGALPLPDDESPERLVVDWTLCKGHGLCVDVLPDVVRLDADGYPAQASMPVPERLRPKALRAVRRCPALALRIQE